In Bradyrhizobium sp. 200, the sequence CGCAATGCGAAATCCGTGAACGACGTCAGGCGCATGGGAGCCCTCTTGAAAGATCTGCTTGCAATTCATCTATAGCCGTCTAAATAGGTATTTGAAATACCTATTTAAGGGCAGGCAGAGAAATGGAAGCGATCGTGGCGGGGCCGGAGCGGCGTCAGCGGATCACGGCCGAGATCATGGAGCGGACGGGCATTGACGAGGCGATGATCGAGCGCCTGGTGCACGGCTTCTACGCCAAGGTGCGCGCCGATGCCGTGCTGGGACCGATCTTCGAGGCCCGCATCAGGGATTGGGAGCCGCATCTGGCGCAGATGCGCGCGTTCTGGTCGTCGGTCGCGTTGATGACAGGCCGCTACCACGGCACCCCGATGGCCAAGCATCTGCCGCTGCCGGTTGATGCCGGGCATTTTGACCGCTGGCTCGAACTGTTCGTGCAAACCGCCCGCGAGATCTGCCCGCCCGAGGCGGAAGCGCATTTCGTGGGACGGGCGCGGCGCATCGCGGCAAGCCTCGAACTCGGCATCGCCGGCGCCCAGGGCGTCATGCTCGGCAACAGGGAAAGATTTCGGCGCAATCAAACAGGAGCAGAGTGATGGCTAATCATGCGCATGTCGTGACCAACAAGGAGCAGGCCGATCCGTATTCCGGCAGCAGCTTGGTGCCGATGCTCGTGATCGGGCTCGTACTGACCTTTGCGGGGATGATCGCGGCGTTGGTTTTGAGCTGAGGCTCTTTCTGCGTCATGCCTGCGACCAACGTGAAGCATTTGCGCAAGGGAGCGAAGCGACGAAGCAATCCATCTATCCCCGCGTGGAGACGTGGATTGCTTCGCTTTCGCTCGCAATGACGGTTGAGGCTTATGCCGCCACCGTCTCACCGCTCTTGCGCAGGCCGATGTACTGCAACTCGGCAAACACGCCCGTCGCAATCGCCTGCGCCACGACAAAGACCTGGCCAAGCAGGTTCGGGCTCACCGCACCAGAGAATAGCAGCGCGATGCTACCGAGCGTCCA encodes:
- a CDS encoding group III truncated hemoglobin — encoded protein: MEAIVAGPERRQRITAEIMERTGIDEAMIERLVHGFYAKVRADAVLGPIFEARIRDWEPHLAQMRAFWSSVALMTGRYHGTPMAKHLPLPVDAGHFDRWLELFVQTAREICPPEAEAHFVGRARRIAASLELGIAGAQGVMLGNRERFRRNQTGAE